Proteins co-encoded in one Streptomyces sp. NBC_01283 genomic window:
- a CDS encoding DUF305 domain-containing protein: MLHRRTPAVAVFLTAAVLALGACDSGGSDAGSEPGKKAAPGPSVIAPGKPGETAATLSAEDAAKKRTDDDSPNSADFTYTQMMITHHGQALTMTELAPKRTESEKVKRLADRIAAAQRPEIGAMKGWLKSHGGARKQPGHDHGTMPGMATEGQLKQLRAAKGKTFDELFLKLMITHHDGAVTMATDVLSDGNNIQVEEMANDVIAQQTAEITRMRKM; encoded by the coding sequence GTGCTCCACCGTCGTACGCCCGCCGTCGCCGTGTTCCTCACGGCCGCCGTTCTCGCGCTCGGCGCCTGTGATTCAGGCGGTTCCGACGCCGGTTCGGAACCGGGCAAGAAGGCCGCGCCCGGCCCGTCGGTGATCGCTCCCGGCAAGCCGGGCGAGACGGCCGCGACTCTGTCCGCCGAGGACGCGGCCAAGAAGAGAACCGACGACGACTCCCCCAACTCGGCGGACTTCACCTACACGCAGATGATGATCACGCACCACGGCCAGGCCCTGACGATGACCGAACTCGCCCCGAAGCGCACCGAGTCCGAGAAGGTCAAGCGTCTCGCCGACCGCATCGCCGCCGCGCAGCGGCCTGAAATCGGCGCCATGAAGGGCTGGTTGAAGAGCCACGGCGGTGCGAGGAAGCAACCCGGTCATGACCACGGGACGATGCCGGGCATGGCGACCGAGGGGCAGCTCAAGCAGTTGCGCGCCGCGAAGGGCAAGACGTTCGACGAGCTCTTCCTGAAGCTGATGATCACACACCACGACGGCGCGGTCACGATGGCCACGGACGTGCTCTCCGACGGCAACAACATCCAGGTCGAGGAGATGGCCAACGACGTGATCGCGCAGCAGACGGCCGAGATCACGCGGATGCGCAAGATGTGA
- a CDS encoding FAD-dependent oxidoreductase, with the protein MLQVAVVGSGPSGVYTAQSLVQQDQVPGVRVDVIDRLPCPYGLVRYGVAPDHEKIKSLQNNLRTVLEHDRVRFLGGIEIGPGGFPTARLLDLYHAVVYCVGAAADRKLGVPGEDLPGSYSATEFVSWYSAHPDTTADGFIGGVESAVVIGVGNVAVDVARMLARGAAELRPTDMPQAALGVLAGSRVREVHMVGRRGPSQARFTTKELRELGSLPNTEVIVDPAELALDPAYADPSGLPAAGRRNIEVMRGWAERPPQRLPRSIRLRFFLRPVAVLEASGRVGGVRFERTLPDGLGGVTGSGRYEDVAGQLVLRSVGYRGVPIDGLPFDPALGTVPHAAGRVLREGAASPGEYVAGWIKRGPTGVIGTNRPCAKETALSLLEDAPALVRKGVPEDPLAALRDAGLHPVEWRGWQSIERAEAALGVSLGRGPVKIPDWPGLLAAARGGEQ; encoded by the coding sequence GTGCTGCAGGTCGCCGTCGTCGGATCGGGCCCGAGCGGGGTCTACACCGCGCAGTCCCTCGTCCAGCAGGACCAGGTGCCGGGGGTGCGCGTCGACGTCATCGACCGGCTGCCCTGCCCCTACGGCCTCGTCCGCTACGGCGTGGCGCCCGACCACGAGAAGATCAAGTCCCTCCAGAACAACCTGCGCACGGTCCTCGAACACGACCGTGTCCGCTTCCTCGGCGGCATCGAGATCGGCCCCGGCGGCTTTCCCACGGCGCGGCTGCTCGACCTCTACCACGCGGTGGTCTACTGCGTGGGCGCGGCGGCGGACCGCAAGCTGGGCGTGCCGGGCGAGGACCTGCCGGGCAGCTATTCGGCCACGGAGTTCGTGTCCTGGTACAGCGCGCACCCGGACACGACTGCTGACGGATTCATCGGTGGCGTGGAGTCCGCCGTGGTCATCGGCGTCGGGAACGTCGCGGTGGACGTCGCCCGGATGCTGGCGCGCGGCGCGGCCGAGCTGCGGCCCACCGACATGCCGCAGGCGGCGCTCGGCGTGCTGGCCGGGAGCCGCGTGCGCGAGGTCCACATGGTGGGGCGGCGCGGCCCTTCGCAGGCCCGCTTCACCACCAAGGAGCTGCGCGAGCTCGGCTCGCTCCCGAACACCGAAGTGATCGTGGATCCCGCGGAGTTGGCGCTCGATCCCGCGTACGCCGACCCCTCCGGCCTGCCCGCGGCGGGCCGCCGCAACATCGAGGTGATGCGCGGCTGGGCCGAGCGACCTCCGCAGCGCCTGCCGCGCAGCATCCGGCTCCGCTTCTTCCTGCGTCCGGTGGCCGTACTGGAGGCGTCGGGGCGCGTGGGCGGGGTGCGGTTCGAGCGGACGCTGCCGGACGGCCTCGGCGGAGTGACGGGTTCCGGGCGGTACGAGGACGTCGCGGGGCAGCTCGTCCTGCGCTCGGTCGGCTACCGCGGGGTGCCCATCGACGGGCTGCCGTTCGACCCCGCGCTCGGCACGGTGCCGCATGCGGCGGGGCGGGTGCTGCGGGAGGGCGCCGCGTCGCCCGGCGAGTATGTGGCGGGCTGGATCAAGCGGGGGCCGACGGGCGTCATCGGGACCAACCGCCCGTGCGCCAAGGAGACGGCGCTCTCACTGCTGGAGGATGCCCCCGCCCTCGTACGGAAGGGGGTGCCAGAGGATCCGCTGGCCGCCTTGCGTGACGCCGGGCTGCACCCCGTCGAGTGGCGGGGCTGGCAGTCGATCGAGCGTGCGGAGGCGGCGCTCGGCGTGTCCCTGGGCCGGGGGCCGGTGAAGATCCCGGACTGGCCGGGGCTGCTTGCCGCCGCGCGGGGCGGCGAGCAGTGA
- a CDS encoding TetR/AcrR family transcriptional regulator: MSPRSASVNEELRRRSRERLLQATVELVSERGYEATTLGDIADRAGSARGLVSYYFPGKRQLLQSAVHRLMHRTLEEALEREPRSSDGQERLARAIDAILGLARDQPLLMRTHMAGILQADGFVRCPEQQHLAELLRDTVVRHGSPDVDTDYPLLRALLMGAVFAVLLPGVPMPAGALRAELFQRYGLAWELGVPPGDEPPGGTHGRADEQGAQETRPAQGFTPGSAQSK; this comes from the coding sequence ATGTCCCCGCGTAGCGCATCGGTCAATGAAGAGTTGCGAAGGCGTTCCAGGGAACGGCTCCTCCAGGCCACGGTCGAGCTGGTGAGCGAGCGCGGCTACGAGGCGACGACTCTCGGCGACATCGCGGACCGCGCGGGCTCGGCCCGCGGCCTGGTGTCGTATTACTTCCCCGGAAAGCGCCAACTCCTGCAGTCCGCGGTGCACCGGCTCATGCACCGCACCCTGGAGGAAGCACTCGAACGGGAGCCGCGCAGCTCGGACGGGCAGGAGCGCCTGGCCCGCGCCATCGACGCGATCCTCGGCCTGGCGAGGGATCAGCCCCTCCTCATGCGCACCCACATGGCGGGGATCCTCCAGGCGGACGGGTTCGTGCGCTGCCCGGAGCAGCAGCATCTCGCCGAACTGCTCCGCGACACCGTCGTACGCCATGGGTCGCCCGACGTGGACACCGATTACCCCCTGCTGCGCGCCCTCCTGATGGGCGCGGTCTTCGCGGTGCTGCTTCCCGGGGTGCCGATGCCCGCGGGCGCGCTGCGGGCCGAGCTGTTCCAGCGGTACGGGCTGGCGTGGGAGCTCGGTGTCCCGCCGGGCGACGAGCCGCCCGGCGGGACGCATGGTCGAGCCGACGAGCAGGGCGCGCAGGAGACGCGGCCCGCTCAGGGGTTCACACCGGGGTCCGCTCAGTCGAAGTAG
- a CDS encoding DUF6214 family protein: MLESPFLGVSDHYRPNAAGSPSFSPPPPPPSSPSFHVRLTFGDGAAVDARAVVSEGRITLEGLHARPARSEQAHTPPRLDPLPQDPPPARRARPSWPRGREGRLMVAQEYRAAQAEGRDPVLAVMQATGRSRRRSLKLIASARDAGALPARHNRR; the protein is encoded by the coding sequence GTGCTTGAGAGCCCCTTTCTTGGCGTTTCTGATCACTATCGACCGAATGCTGCTGGCTCGCCCTCATTCTCACCCCCGCCCCCGCCCCCGTCCTCGCCCTCGTTCCACGTACGGCTGACCTTCGGTGACGGAGCCGCCGTCGACGCACGGGCCGTGGTGTCCGAAGGGCGGATCACCCTGGAGGGCCTGCACGCCCGTCCGGCCCGATCCGAGCAGGCGCACACGCCTCCGCGGCTGGATCCGCTCCCGCAGGACCCGCCTCCCGCACGGCGCGCCCGCCCGTCATGGCCCCGCGGGCGCGAGGGGCGGCTGATGGTGGCTCAGGAGTACCGCGCGGCGCAGGCCGAGGGGCGGGATCCCGTGCTCGCGGTGATGCAGGCGACCGGCCGCAGCCGCCGCAGGTCCCTGAAGCTCATCGCGTCCGCCCGGGACGCGGGCGCCCTGCCCGCACGCCACAACCGCCGCTAG
- a CDS encoding DUF2630 family protein encodes MDQEQILSRISSMVDDERTLRESLASGAIDEATERARLGVLERELDQCWDLLRQRRAKAEFGENPDAARVRPAAEVEGYRS; translated from the coding sequence ATGGATCAAGAGCAGATTCTGTCCCGGATCTCGTCGATGGTCGACGACGAGCGGACCCTGCGGGAATCACTGGCGTCGGGCGCGATCGACGAGGCCACGGAGCGCGCGCGGCTCGGCGTGCTGGAACGTGAACTCGACCAGTGCTGGGACCTGCTGCGCCAGCGGCGCGCGAAGGCGGAGTTCGGCGAGAACCCGGACGCGGCGCGGGTGCGTCCGGCCGCCGAGGTCGAGGGCTACCGCTCATGA
- a CDS encoding MFS transporter codes for MEARRSLGRPFGWLWAAYTVSTFGTRIAFDAFPLIAILALDAGPAQVSLLAAAGFAVGAVVAVPLGPWVEFRRKRPVMIAMDLVRCAALLSIPAAYALGLLGFGQLLLVAVVVGAADIAFSSASGACLKELVRPDDLLVANGRLESTSWTALMLGPPLGGAVIGVFGPVVTVVADAVSYLLSALGVRAIGGKEPHPARTGPPARFRAGDLLDGWRFILAGPALRPLFFNTLLNNGLIMATSPLLIVLMVGELGFAPWQYGLAFAVPCLGGLIGSRLARPLVERFGRHRVLLTAGTLRACWLIGLAFIGPGVAGLVLVMVVEFGLITCSGVFNPVFATYRLDHTPADRVARTLSAWSVTSKLSIAAMTGLWGLLAGVTGPRTAVGIAGVLILATPLLLPRREHAPEEPHEPHDGRDAAARTGG; via the coding sequence ATGGAGGCCAGGAGGTCCCTCGGGCGGCCGTTCGGATGGCTGTGGGCGGCCTACACCGTCAGCACGTTCGGCACGCGGATCGCGTTCGACGCGTTCCCCCTGATCGCGATCCTGGCCCTGGACGCCGGGCCGGCACAGGTGTCGCTCCTCGCCGCGGCGGGCTTCGCGGTGGGCGCGGTGGTGGCGGTGCCGCTCGGGCCGTGGGTGGAGTTCCGCCGCAAGCGGCCGGTGATGATCGCGATGGACCTGGTCCGGTGCGCGGCGCTGCTCAGCATCCCCGCCGCGTACGCCCTCGGCCTGCTCGGCTTCGGGCAGCTCCTGCTCGTGGCCGTCGTCGTCGGCGCGGCCGACATCGCCTTCAGCTCCGCCAGCGGCGCGTGCCTCAAGGAGCTCGTACGGCCCGATGACCTGCTCGTCGCGAACGGCCGCCTGGAGTCGACGAGTTGGACCGCCCTGATGCTCGGGCCGCCGCTGGGCGGGGCCGTGATCGGAGTCTTCGGCCCGGTGGTGACGGTGGTGGCCGACGCGGTCAGCTATCTGCTCTCGGCCCTGGGGGTCCGCGCGATCGGTGGCAAGGAGCCGCACCCAGCGCGCACCGGGCCGCCGGCCCGCTTCCGGGCGGGCGACCTGCTCGACGGGTGGCGTTTCATCCTGGCGGGCCCGGCGCTGCGCCCGCTCTTCTTCAACACGCTGCTGAACAACGGCCTGATCATGGCCACTTCGCCGCTCCTGATCGTCCTGATGGTCGGCGAGCTCGGCTTCGCGCCCTGGCAGTACGGACTGGCCTTCGCCGTGCCCTGCCTGGGCGGCCTGATCGGCTCGCGGCTGGCCCGGCCGCTCGTCGAACGGTTCGGGCGGCACCGGGTCCTGCTCACCGCCGGGACGCTGCGGGCGTGCTGGCTCATCGGCCTCGCGTTCATCGGCCCCGGTGTCGCCGGGCTCGTACTCGTCATGGTCGTCGAGTTCGGCCTGATCACCTGCTCCGGCGTGTTCAACCCGGTGTTCGCCACCTACCGGCTCGACCACACCCCGGCCGACCGCGTCGCCCGTACCCTGTCCGCCTGGTCGGTCACCAGCAAGCTCTCCATCGCCGCCATGACCGGCCTGTGGGGGCTGCTGGCCGGCGTCACGGGACCGCGCACCGCGGTCGGGATCGCCGGGGTCCTCATCCTCGCCACCCCGCTGCTGCTGCCACGACGCGAGCACGCGCCGGAAGAGCCGCACGAGCCGCACGACGGGCGGGACGCCGCCGCCCGGACCGGCGGCTGA
- a CDS encoding M56 family metallopeptidase, with protein MLLPVALLLLGALTAVVAPRLLARADWPEREPVVALWAWQCVVAGVLMCCALSMTVSAAAAWQAVRGHVFAPAPHDVVEAYALGAGGSWAPATAVALALGGVWTAAMLTREIVRARARRRKGRSELLLRAPLLPGEEPGADRLVVLEGERPDAWWLPGSAPQLVITTAALRRLKGRQLDAVLAHEQGHAQARHDWLLHCSGALATGFPQVPVFAAFRDEMHRLVELAADDVASRRFGRLTIALALVELNEDRGVFGPCPTPQAHVPQRVHRLLSARPRLTAGRRLRLTAAAALVPVVPLLVTFVPGLRALG; from the coding sequence ATGTTGCTCCCCGTTGCGCTGTTGCTGCTGGGCGCCCTCACCGCCGTCGTCGCCCCGCGCCTCCTCGCACGCGCCGACTGGCCGGAGCGCGAACCGGTGGTCGCGCTGTGGGCGTGGCAGTGCGTCGTGGCGGGTGTGCTCATGTGCTGCGCCCTGTCGATGACCGTGAGCGCCGCCGCCGCGTGGCAGGCCGTGCGCGGCCATGTCTTCGCTCCCGCGCCGCACGACGTGGTCGAGGCGTACGCACTCGGGGCGGGCGGTTCCTGGGCGCCCGCGACCGCCGTGGCGCTGGCCCTGGGCGGCGTGTGGACCGCCGCGATGCTGACCCGGGAGATCGTCCGGGCCCGGGCCAGGCGCCGCAAGGGGCGCAGTGAACTCCTGCTGCGCGCGCCGCTGTTGCCCGGCGAGGAGCCCGGCGCCGACCGTCTCGTCGTCCTTGAGGGTGAGCGTCCCGACGCCTGGTGGCTGCCGGGTTCCGCTCCCCAACTGGTCATCACCACCGCCGCGTTGCGCCGCCTGAAGGGCCGTCAGCTGGATGCCGTGCTCGCCCATGAGCAGGGGCACGCGCAGGCACGGCACGACTGGCTCCTGCACTGCTCGGGTGCGCTGGCCACGGGGTTCCCGCAGGTGCCGGTCTTCGCCGCGTTCCGGGACGAGATGCACCGCCTGGTCGAGCTGGCCGCCGACGATGTCGCCTCGCGGCGCTTCGGGCGGCTGACGATCGCCCTCGCGCTGGTCGAGCTCAACGAGGACCGGGGCGTGTTCGGCCCCTGCCCGACCCCGCAGGCACACGTACCGCAGCGGGTGCACCGGCTGCTGTCCGCGCGGCCACGGCTCACCGCGGGGCGGCGGCTGCGGCTGACGGCTGCGGCGGCGCTGGTGCCGGTGGTCCCGCTCCTGGTGACGTTCGTTCCGGGCCTGCGCGCACTGGGATAG
- a CDS encoding phosphatase PAP2 family protein produces MHPAAPIDSPPGSHRPRKPRAPLVAALLSVLSLVLILLVELEWGPLGTVDGDIARTTHRWAVAHDGLTHASRILSDWVWDPWTMRALITVAVVWLVFRGERRLALWLAVTCAVGTLLQQGLKAAVDKPRPVWPDPVDSAHFAAFPSGHAMTATVVCGLLLWLLRVYGVGPAVWRTGVTIAVVSVIGVGATRIWNGVHWPSDVVGGWLLGALMVALAVATYTYRPSTRPPETT; encoded by the coding sequence ATGCACCCCGCCGCACCCATCGACTCGCCGCCCGGCTCGCACCGTCCGCGCAAGCCCCGCGCGCCGCTCGTCGCCGCCCTCCTGTCCGTCCTCTCTCTCGTGCTGATCCTCCTGGTCGAGCTGGAGTGGGGGCCGCTCGGCACCGTCGACGGCGACATCGCGCGCACCACGCATCGCTGGGCCGTCGCGCACGACGGCCTCACCCACGCCAGCCGCATCCTGAGCGACTGGGTGTGGGATCCGTGGACGATGCGCGCGCTGATCACCGTGGCCGTGGTGTGGCTGGTCTTCCGCGGGGAGCGCCGGCTGGCCCTCTGGCTCGCCGTCACCTGCGCGGTGGGCACGCTGCTGCAACAGGGGCTCAAGGCAGCGGTCGACAAGCCCCGTCCCGTCTGGCCGGACCCGGTGGACTCCGCCCACTTCGCGGCGTTCCCCTCGGGCCACGCCATGACGGCAACGGTCGTCTGCGGCCTCCTCCTCTGGCTGCTGCGGGTGTACGGGGTCGGCCCCGCCGTATGGCGCACAGGCGTGACCATCGCCGTGGTCTCCGTCATCGGGGTCGGCGCGACCCGCATCTGGAACGGCGTGCACTGGCCGTCGGACGTCGTCGGCGGGTGGCTGCTCGGCGCCCTGATGGTCGCCCTCGCCGTCGCCACGTACACCTACCGCCCAAGCACCCGACCGCCGGAGACCACCTGA
- a CDS encoding LVIVD repeat-containing protein, translating to MTLLDNPRTRRRRLGVGAAALGLIAALFSAAPAGATPDPGDSPAAPKSVSKSDAADARAAIKSGEIPAPDEIVHSDNIKHLANIPKDALPGFNTDLAFQGKYAFAGNYDGFRIYDISNPKKPRTVSQVLCPGSQNDVSVSGNLLFLSTDSSRNDSSCNSTTQPATEKSSWEGMKVFDISDKANPKYVSAVETACGSHTHTLVPEKKNVYVYVSSYSPSATFPDCQPPHDGISVIKVPRKAPQKAAVVDFPVLFPGEGPDGGGNPGGPTNPGVSKTTGCHDITVLPSEDLAAGACMGDGILFSIKNPEKPKVIDQVQDNKNFAFWHSATFNQKANKVVFTDELGGGGGATCDEATGPERGANGIYDIQGKGDHRKLVFKSYYKIPRHQAATENCVAHNGSLIPVKGKDLMVQAWYQGGVSVWDFTNSSKPKEIGYFERGPLSADTLQLGGSWSAYYYNGYIYSNDIAKGFDVLKIDDKRTDPAERVRVRELNVQTQPDYFD from the coding sequence GTGACCCTGTTGGACAACCCCCGAACTCGGCGCAGACGCTTGGGCGTCGGCGCGGCAGCGCTCGGTCTGATCGCGGCCCTGTTCAGCGCGGCGCCCGCCGGAGCGACGCCCGATCCGGGCGACTCGCCGGCCGCGCCCAAGAGCGTGTCGAAGAGTGACGCCGCCGACGCGAGGGCGGCCATCAAGAGCGGCGAGATACCCGCGCCCGACGAGATCGTGCATTCGGACAACATCAAGCACCTCGCGAACATCCCCAAGGACGCGCTGCCGGGGTTCAACACCGACCTCGCCTTCCAGGGGAAGTACGCCTTCGCGGGCAATTACGACGGCTTCCGCATCTACGACATCAGCAACCCGAAGAAACCGCGGACCGTCTCCCAGGTCCTGTGCCCCGGCTCGCAGAACGACGTCTCCGTCTCCGGGAACCTGCTCTTCCTCTCCACCGACTCCTCGCGCAACGACAGCTCCTGCAACAGCACCACGCAGCCCGCGACCGAGAAGTCGTCGTGGGAGGGCATGAAGGTCTTCGACATCAGCGACAAGGCCAACCCGAAGTACGTCTCCGCCGTCGAGACCGCCTGCGGCTCGCACACGCACACACTCGTGCCGGAGAAGAAGAACGTCTACGTGTACGTCTCCTCGTACTCCCCGAGCGCGACGTTCCCGGACTGCCAGCCGCCGCACGACGGCATCTCCGTCATCAAGGTGCCGCGCAAGGCCCCGCAGAAGGCGGCGGTCGTCGACTTCCCCGTGCTCTTCCCGGGTGAGGGCCCCGACGGCGGCGGCAACCCGGGCGGGCCCACCAACCCCGGCGTCTCCAAGACCACCGGCTGCCACGACATCACCGTGCTGCCCTCCGAGGACCTCGCGGCCGGCGCCTGCATGGGTGACGGCATCCTCTTCTCGATCAAGAACCCCGAGAAGCCCAAGGTCATCGACCAGGTCCAGGACAACAAGAACTTCGCGTTCTGGCACTCGGCGACCTTCAATCAGAAGGCCAACAAGGTCGTCTTCACCGATGAGCTGGGCGGCGGTGGCGGCGCCACCTGCGACGAGGCCACCGGCCCGGAGCGCGGTGCCAACGGCATCTACGACATCCAGGGCAAGGGCGATCACCGCAAGCTCGTCTTCAAGAGCTACTACAAGATCCCGCGCCACCAGGCCGCGACCGAGAACTGCGTCGCCCACAACGGCTCGCTGATCCCGGTCAAGGGCAAGGACCTGATGGTCCAGGCGTGGTACCAGGGCGGCGTCTCCGTCTGGGACTTCACCAACTCCTCGAAGCCGAAGGAGATCGGCTACTTCGAGCGCGGCCCGCTGTCCGCCGACACGCTCCAGCTCGGTGGCTCCTGGTCGGCGTACTACTACAACGGATACATCTACTCGAACGACATCGCCAAGGGCTTCGACGTCCTGAAGATCGACGACAAGCGGACGGATCCCGCCGAGCGGGTCCGCGTCCGTGAGCTCAACGTCCAGACCCAGCCGGACTACTTCGACTGA
- a CDS encoding ArsR/SmtB family transcription factor, with protein MTTAAPISSRALDHPARTEIRLEGVLHALSDPMRLRVVRQLAGCEPGLDGLSCSQIDLPVTKSTSTHHFRVLRESGVIQQIYRGTAKLNGLRREDLDALFPGLLDSVLAAATKQAERTSAP; from the coding sequence ATGACGACCGCCGCACCGATCAGCAGCCGTGCGCTCGACCATCCGGCGCGTACGGAGATCCGGCTGGAGGGCGTGCTCCACGCGCTGTCGGACCCGATGCGCCTGCGCGTCGTGCGGCAGTTGGCCGGGTGCGAGCCCGGCCTCGACGGGCTCTCCTGCTCGCAGATCGACCTGCCCGTCACGAAGTCCACGAGCACCCACCACTTCAGGGTGCTGCGGGAGAGTGGCGTGATCCAGCAGATCTACCGAGGCACGGCCAAACTGAACGGCTTGCGCCGGGAGGACCTGGACGCACTGTTCCCGGGCCTTCTGGACAGCGTCCTCGCGGCGGCCACCAAACAGGCCGAGCGGACGAGCGCCCCGTAG
- a CDS encoding LysR family transcriptional regulator: MDLHAVRTFAAVADAGQFQAAAGALGVTQQAVSKRVAALEKGLGVRLFTRGARGVRLTVDGQAFLPHARDLLRAEERAAASVRPGRRALRVDVIGRRLAPAGLLSGFRRAHPGTELDVVTLFDADAALAAVRSGTIDASFRALTGPARELPEGIEAARVFDERVQLLTGPAHPFAAAPEVTPAQLAGHRIWMPGLVAGTEWAAYYEALAAAFGISIEATGPDFGTEPLLDTIAGSAVLATFVGERTRLIWPAEDDLRRVAVHGPTPVYPHSLIWRRDNPHPALTALRDHLAAARPGHGDAGTWTPAWAW, from the coding sequence GTGGATCTTCATGCCGTGCGCACCTTCGCCGCCGTCGCGGACGCCGGGCAGTTCCAGGCGGCCGCCGGTGCGCTCGGGGTGACCCAGCAGGCCGTCTCCAAGCGTGTCGCCGCGCTGGAGAAGGGTCTCGGCGTGCGGCTGTTCACCCGTGGCGCGCGCGGAGTCCGGCTCACCGTCGACGGGCAGGCGTTCCTGCCGCACGCCCGTGATCTCCTGCGGGCCGAGGAGCGGGCGGCGGCGTCGGTGCGGCCCGGCCGCCGGGCGCTGCGCGTAGACGTGATCGGGCGGCGGCTCGCGCCCGCGGGGCTGCTGAGCGGCTTCCGCCGGGCGCATCCCGGGACCGAGCTCGACGTCGTGACGCTCTTCGACGCCGACGCGGCCCTGGCCGCCGTCCGCTCGGGCACGATCGACGCGTCCTTCCGCGCCCTCACCGGGCCCGCGCGGGAGCTGCCCGAGGGCATCGAGGCCGCCCGGGTCTTCGACGAGCGCGTGCAGCTCCTCACCGGGCCCGCCCACCCGTTCGCGGCCGCCCCCGAGGTGACCCCCGCGCAGCTCGCCGGGCACCGGATCTGGATGCCCGGCCTCGTCGCCGGTACCGAGTGGGCCGCCTACTACGAGGCGCTCGCCGCCGCGTTCGGGATCAGCATCGAGGCGACGGGGCCGGACTTCGGGACGGAGCCGCTCCTCGACACGATCGCCGGGTCCGCCGTCCTCGCGACCTTCGTCGGCGAACGGACCCGCCTCATCTGGCCCGCCGAAGACGACCTGCGGCGCGTCGCGGTGCACGGCCCGACGCCGGTCTACCCGCACTCGCTGATCTGGCGCCGGGACAACCCGCACCCCGCGCTCACCGCCCTGCGCGACCACCTCGCCGCCGCGCGGCCCGGCCACGGCGACGCCGGGACGTGGACACCGGCCTGGGCGTGGTGA
- a CDS encoding NADH:flavin oxidoreductase/NADH oxidase has translation MSALFEPYTLRSLTVPNRVWMAPMCQYSAEVFGPNAGVANDWHFAHYGARATGGTGLILVEATAVSPEGRISPADLGIWNDTQVEAFRRITGFLKTQGTTPGIQIAHAGRKASTERPWKGGGPVGQEEGGWQPLAPSALPFDEGHHLPHELSTEEIRDVVGQFADAARRALDAGFQVVEIHGAHGYLIGEFLSPFSNHRTDEYGGSFENRTRLALEVVDAVRAVWPEELPLFFRISATDWLTENPEDEREGWTADDTVRLAKELHAHGVDLLDVSTGGNAPRARIEAGPGYQVPFAARVKAETSLPVAAVGMITDPGQATKILANGEADAVLLGRELLRNPSWARHAANDLGGDVATPQQYHRMV, from the coding sequence GTGAGCGCGCTGTTCGAGCCCTACACCCTGCGATCGCTGACCGTCCCCAACCGTGTGTGGATGGCGCCGATGTGCCAGTACTCGGCCGAGGTGTTCGGGCCGAACGCGGGTGTGGCCAACGACTGGCACTTCGCCCACTACGGGGCGCGCGCCACGGGCGGCACCGGCCTGATCCTCGTCGAGGCGACGGCCGTGAGCCCCGAGGGCCGCATCAGCCCCGCGGACCTCGGGATATGGAACGACACGCAGGTCGAGGCGTTCCGTCGCATCACCGGCTTCCTGAAGACCCAGGGCACCACTCCGGGCATCCAGATCGCCCACGCGGGCCGCAAGGCGTCCACCGAGCGCCCCTGGAAGGGCGGCGGACCCGTCGGCCAGGAGGAAGGCGGCTGGCAGCCGCTGGCGCCCAGCGCGCTCCCCTTCGACGAGGGCCACCACCTGCCGCACGAACTCAGCACGGAGGAGATCCGCGACGTCGTCGGCCAGTTCGCCGACGCGGCCCGGCGCGCGCTGGACGCCGGCTTCCAGGTGGTCGAGATCCACGGCGCCCACGGCTACCTCATCGGCGAGTTCCTCTCGCCGTTCTCCAACCACCGCACGGACGAGTACGGCGGCTCCTTCGAGAACCGCACCCGGCTCGCCCTTGAGGTCGTCGACGCCGTCCGCGCCGTGTGGCCCGAGGAGCTGCCCCTCTTCTTCCGGATCTCCGCGACCGACTGGCTGACGGAGAACCCCGAGGACGAGCGGGAGGGCTGGACGGCCGACGACACGGTCCGGCTCGCGAAGGAACTGCACGCCCACGGCGTGGACCTCCTGGACGTCTCCACCGGCGGCAACGCCCCGCGGGCGCGCATCGAGGCGGGCCCCGGCTACCAGGTCCCGTTCGCCGCGCGGGTGAAGGCGGAGACGTCGCTCCCCGTGGCGGCCGTCGGCATGATCACGGACCCCGGGCAGGCCACGAAGATCCTCGCCAACGGCGAGGCCGACGCCGTGCTCCTGGGCCGCGAACTCCTGCGCAACCCCTCGTGGGCCCGCCACGCCGCGAACGACCTCGGCGGCGATGTCGCCACGCCCCAGCAGTACCACCGGATGGTCTGA